The following proteins are encoded in a genomic region of Arachis ipaensis cultivar K30076 chromosome B02, Araip1.1, whole genome shotgun sequence:
- the LOC110269341 gene encoding putative F-box/FBD/LRR-repeat protein At5g56810 codes for MPKKRKMPKKRVKWKEEEVDALIRGVKKYKEGDWVGILNDPEFAHHLALRNNQQLKDKWRNIKNHVPSDAGSSEPAEEGNKKIEEGDAQEKQSLVSELEAAQKKCNDMAQRNADSYPIKKFRLTCKSFSVDPISTSLNAVIGPRLQELYLSLTVNVMFRMNLPKAIFTCTSLTSLVLKHDISLYYGPEFPDVYLPSLKNLELQIDEVDNKLFSGCPVLENLKLILQYLSPVCPKGYVYIPTIQMPQTLKSLTFEDYSTMCDEMNHRVIDTPSLEYLHLKIVTSVFSELHMSVSHFPKMVEAHVDIQEDQSRVDINDAFVEHVCWVPMLLQALRETELLTLKRYTTMCLFGAPAFEFPEFHYLIYLELDFQFFNTNFLLNFLHSCHVLEALVIYNWEEPYLLPMDYNGPTPPTMVPNCVTSHLKNFEFIEYQDAADEHEFIAYLLQGGLVLETVNIQFKSKLDLETKYNIVQGLSAIPRGSTICRLKFL; via the exons ATGCCTAAGAAGAGGAAAATGCCTAAGAAGAGGGTGAAATGGAAGGAAGAAGAAGTAGACGCCCTCATTCGAGGCGTCAAGAAATATAAAGAAGGCGATTGGGTTGGTATTTTAAATGATCCAGAATTCGCACACCACCTGGCTTTACGTAACAACCAACAACTCAAG GATAAATGGCGGAATATCAAGAACCATGTTCCAAGTGATGCAGGAAGTTCCGAGCCCGCCGAGGAGGGGAATAAG AAAATTGAAGAAGGAGATGCCCAAGAAAAGCAGAGCCTTGTCTCTGAACTAGAGGCAGCTCAGAAGAAGTGCAATGATATGG CTCAGCGCAATGCGGATTCGTATCCCATCAAAAAGTTCCGCCTCACTTGCAAAAGTTTTAGCGTGGATCCCATCTCAACATCGCTTAATGCCGTCATTGGCCCCCGTCTTCAGGAACTATATCTCAGCCTTACAGTAAATGTGATGTTTAGAATGAACTTGCCTAAAGCCATATTCACTTGTACATCACTGACGTCCCTTGTCTTGAAACATGATATTTCATTGTATTATGGTCCGGAGTTTCCAGATGTATATCTGCCATCCCTCAAGAACCTAGAGTTGCAAATTGACGAAGTGGACAACAAGCTTTTTTCTGGCTGCCCTGTTCTTGAAAATCTTAAGCTCATTCTACAGTACTTGAGCCCAGTCTGCCCAAAAGGTTATGTTTATATACCTACAATTCAGATGCCTCAGACATTGAAGAGTTTAACCTTTGAAGATTACTCTACCATGTGTGATGAGATGAACCATCGTGTGATAGACACACCATCTCTTGAATACCTCCATCTGAAAATAGTGACGTCGGTGTTTTCTGAGCTACACATGTCGGTTAGCCATTTTCCCAAGATGGTGGAGGCACATGTTGATATTCAGGAAGATCAGTCACGTGTTGATATTAATGATGCATTTGTTGAACATGTCTGCTGGGTGCCCATGCTTCTCCAGGCACTTCGTGAAACAGAGTTGTTGACATTGAAACGTTACACAACTATG TGCTTATTTGGTGCTCCAGCTTTTGAGTTTCCAGAATTTCACTATTTGATCTATCTAGAGCttgattttcaatttttcaaCACAAACTTCCTGCTAAACTTCCTTCACAGCTGTCATGTACTTGAAGCTCTCGTAATTTATAATTGGGAG GAACCCTATCTCCTCCCCATGGACTATAATGGACCAACACCACCAACCATGGTTCCCAATTGTGTGACATCACATCTCAAGAATTTTGAGTTTATAGAATATCAAGACGCTGCAGATGAGCATGAATTTATTGCATATCTTTTACAAGGAGGACTTGTTTTGGAGACAGTTAACATTCAATTTAAATCCAAGTTAGACCTAGAGACAAAGTACAATATTGTCCAGGGTTTATCTGCTATACCGAGGGGCTCTACAATATGTCGGTTAAAATTTCTTTGA